In a single window of the Synechococcus sp. MW101C3 genome:
- the tatC gene encoding twin-arginine translocase subunit TatC, producing MSDSPLPAPPPPIRVPPADEFPAEVEMSLVDHLEELRRRVLRSLLAVVVAAGGCLLLVKPLVRLLELPAVGMRFLQLAPGEFLFVSIKVAGYAGLTLALPYVLYEALAFVLPGLTRRERRLVAPAVAGSAVLFAAGLAFAWWALVPAALRFLVSYGADVVEPIWSIERYLDFVLLLMVATGLAFQLPVLQLLLGAFGLIRSEAMLKAWRWVVLVAALAGAVLTPSTDPVTMLLLTGSITALFLVGVALVALTERLRPAASGA from the coding sequence ATGAGCGACTCCCCCCTCCCCGCACCTCCCCCACCGATCCGGGTGCCACCGGCGGATGAGTTTCCCGCCGAGGTGGAGATGAGCCTTGTGGACCACCTCGAGGAGTTGCGGCGGCGGGTACTGCGCAGCCTGCTGGCGGTGGTGGTGGCGGCCGGCGGCTGTCTGCTGCTGGTGAAACCGCTCGTTCGGCTGCTGGAACTGCCCGCCGTGGGCATGCGCTTCCTCCAGCTCGCCCCGGGTGAATTCCTGTTCGTGTCGATCAAGGTGGCTGGTTATGCCGGGCTCACGCTGGCGCTGCCCTACGTGCTCTACGAGGCGCTGGCCTTCGTGCTGCCGGGGCTCACGCGCCGGGAGCGGCGACTGGTGGCGCCAGCCGTGGCGGGGTCGGCGGTGCTGTTCGCCGCAGGGCTTGCCTTCGCCTGGTGGGCGCTGGTGCCGGCGGCGCTGCGGTTCCTGGTCAGCTACGGCGCGGATGTGGTCGAGCCGATCTGGTCGATCGAGCGCTACCTCGATTTCGTGCTGCTGCTGATGGTGGCCACTGGCCTGGCCTTTCAGCTGCCGGTGCTGCAACTGCTGCTGGGTGCCTTCGGCCTGATCCGCTCCGAAGCCATGTTGAAAGCCTGGCGCTGGGTGGTGCTGGTGGCGGCCCTGGCCGGCGCCGTGCTCACTCCTTCCACCGACCCCGTCACGATGCTGCTGCTCACCGGCTCGATCACGGCCCTGTTCCTGGTGGGTGTGGCCCTGGTGGCCCTCACCGAGCGGCTCCGGCCTGCGGCCAGCGGCGCCTGA
- a CDS encoding DUF3067 family protein, which translates to MLLWSVLTLAAVSLPDPAAEPGSSGRFAPLRLDEVLQVLRERWHASYDLQLVQRRGRLYLQVMWAYLEQQSFPLDAEGYEAKLQELIELLNGLGVADQVRQWLTTTRDKPRLGRAMSLTLEPAEGGRSSEFLL; encoded by the coding sequence ATGCTGTTGTGGAGTGTCCTCACCCTCGCCGCCGTGTCCCTGCCTGATCCGGCTGCTGAGCCCGGCTCCAGCGGCCGCTTCGCCCCCCTCCGGCTCGATGAAGTGCTGCAGGTGCTGCGTGAGCGCTGGCACGCGTCCTACGACCTCCAGCTTGTACAGCGGCGCGGCCGCCTCTACCTGCAGGTGATGTGGGCCTACCTGGAGCAGCAGTCCTTTCCACTCGATGCCGAGGGCTATGAGGCCAAGCTGCAGGAGCTGATCGAGCTGCTCAACGGCCTCGGGGTGGCCGATCAGGTGCGCCAGTGGCTCACCACCACCCGCGACAAACCCCGACTGGGACGGGCGATGAGCCTCACCCTGGAGCCGGCCGAGGGCGGGCGCAGCAGTGAATTCCTGCTCTGA
- the petC gene encoding cytochrome b6-f complex iron-sulfur subunit: MTQIPVSDVPGMGRRQFMNLLTFGSVTGVALGALYPVARYFIPPRPAGGGGGTTAKDELGNNVTASGWLSTHKEGDRSLVQGLKGDPTYLLVEGPDAIGSYGINAICTHLGCVVPWNSGANKFICPCHGSQYDPTGKVVRGPAPLSLALANVSVESDNVFLSTWTDTDFRTGEKPWWA; this comes from the coding sequence ATGACCCAGATCCCAGTGAGCGATGTGCCCGGAATGGGCCGTCGTCAGTTCATGAATCTGCTGACTTTCGGCTCCGTCACTGGTGTCGCACTGGGTGCTCTCTACCCCGTCGCCCGCTACTTCATTCCCCCCCGGCCCGCCGGCGGTGGCGGTGGCACCACCGCCAAGGATGAACTGGGCAACAACGTCACCGCCTCGGGCTGGCTCAGCACCCACAAGGAGGGTGACCGCAGCCTCGTGCAGGGCCTGAAAGGTGACCCCACCTACCTGCTGGTGGAAGGTCCCGACGCCATCGGCAGCTACGGCATCAACGCCATCTGCACCCACCTGGGTTGCGTGGTGCCCTGGAACAGCGGTGCCAACAAATTCATCTGCCCCTGCCACGGGAGCCAGTACGACCCCACCGGCAAGGTGGTGCGTGGTCCTGCTCCGTTGTCGCTTGCCCTGGCCAACGTCTCCGTCGAAAGCGACAACGTTTTCCTGAGCACATGGACCGACACCGATTTCCGCACCGGTGAAAAGCCCTGGTGGGCCTGA
- the petA gene encoding cytochrome f — protein MRRTLSLLLSTVLASAALFLAPSASWAYPFWAQQNYESPREATGKLVCANCHLAKLPTQVEVPQAVMPDTVFKAVVKIPYDTSVQQVAADGSRTGLNVGAVLMLPDGFTLAPADRLSDELKEETAGVYVTQYSDDKPNILLVGPLPGDQHQEIVFPILSPDPATDSAIHFGKYSVHVGGNRGRGQVYPTGEKSNNGVFTAPAAGTVSAITAGENGASVVEIRTADGTTVSETIPAGPALAVAVGDDVVLNGPLSEDPNVGGFGQLDSEIVLQNPVRIYGMLAFFAAVALAQIMLVLKKKQVEKVQAAEGV, from the coding sequence ATGCGCCGCACCCTTTCCCTGCTGCTCTCCACCGTCCTGGCTTCGGCCGCCCTCTTCCTGGCGCCATCTGCCTCCTGGGCCTACCCCTTCTGGGCCCAGCAGAACTACGAGAGCCCCCGCGAAGCCACCGGCAAGCTCGTCTGTGCCAACTGCCACCTCGCCAAGCTGCCCACCCAGGTGGAAGTGCCCCAGGCCGTGATGCCTGACACCGTGTTCAAGGCGGTGGTGAAGATCCCCTACGACACCAGCGTTCAGCAGGTGGCCGCCGATGGCAGCCGCACGGGCCTCAACGTGGGTGCGGTGCTCATGCTCCCCGATGGCTTCACCCTTGCTCCCGCTGATCGTCTCAGCGACGAGCTGAAAGAGGAAACCGCCGGGGTCTACGTGACCCAGTACAGCGACGACAAGCCCAACATCCTGCTGGTGGGCCCCCTGCCGGGTGATCAGCACCAGGAGATCGTCTTCCCGATCCTCTCCCCCGATCCCGCCACCGACAGCGCTATCCACTTCGGCAAGTATTCGGTGCACGTGGGTGGCAACCGTGGCCGTGGCCAGGTGTACCCCACCGGTGAGAAGAGCAACAACGGCGTCTTCACAGCTCCTGCCGCCGGCACCGTGAGTGCCATCACCGCCGGTGAGAACGGCGCCAGCGTCGTGGAGATCCGCACCGCCGACGGCACCACCGTGAGTGAAACCATTCCGGCTGGCCCTGCCCTTGCTGTGGCTGTGGGCGATGACGTGGTGCTCAACGGACCCCTTTCGGAAGATCCCAATGTGGGCGGCTTCGGTCAGCTGGATTCCGAGATCGTGCTGCAGAACCCTGTGCGCATCTACGGCATGCTCGCTTTCTTCGCCGCCGTTGCTCTCGCCCAGATCATGCTGGTGCTGAAGAAGAAGCAGGTGGAGAAAGTGCAGGCTGCCGAAGGCGTCTGA
- the lgt gene encoding prolipoprotein diacylglyceryl transferase, translating into MFTSPGPLLFQLGPFSLRWYGLLIAVAVLLGLMLSTRLGRRRGIEPAMIADLLPILVLAAVLGARLYYVVLEWRQYQLNWLDALAIWQGGIAIHGALIGGSLAVVVYCRWRKLAFWNLLDVLVPSVALGQAIGRWGNFFNSEAFGLPTDLPWRLFIPAVNRPATFVDEQFFHPTFLYESLWNLAVVALLLTLFQLGSRGRIALPAGALSCIYLISYSLGRFWIEGLRIDPLCLFSTPPFCEGGLRMAQLMSLLLIAAGSIGLICFYRGARRLQSESGPSEPFQGTNP; encoded by the coding sequence ATGTTCACTTCACCGGGGCCCCTGCTCTTCCAGCTGGGGCCTTTCTCCCTGCGCTGGTATGGCCTGCTGATTGCCGTGGCGGTGCTGCTCGGCCTGATGCTCTCCACCAGGCTGGGCCGGCGGCGCGGCATCGAGCCGGCCATGATCGCCGACCTTCTGCCGATTCTGGTCCTTGCTGCTGTGCTCGGTGCCCGCCTCTACTACGTGGTGTTGGAGTGGCGCCAGTATCAGCTCAACTGGCTGGATGCCCTGGCCATCTGGCAGGGGGGCATTGCCATCCATGGCGCCCTGATCGGCGGCTCACTGGCGGTGGTGGTCTACTGCCGCTGGCGCAAGCTCGCCTTCTGGAATCTGCTCGATGTGCTCGTTCCCTCGGTGGCCCTGGGCCAGGCGATCGGCCGCTGGGGCAACTTCTTCAACTCCGAAGCCTTCGGCCTGCCCACGGATCTCCCCTGGCGGCTGTTCATTCCAGCGGTGAACAGGCCGGCCACCTTCGTCGACGAGCAGTTCTTCCACCCCACCTTTCTCTACGAATCGCTCTGGAACCTGGCGGTGGTGGCGTTGCTGCTCACCTTGTTCCAGCTTGGTTCGCGGGGCCGCATCGCGTTGCCTGCCGGGGCGCTCAGCTGCATTTACCTGATCAGCTACAGCCTGGGCCGCTTCTGGATCGAAGGACTGCGCATCGATCCGCTCTGCCTGTTCTCCACCCCGCCCTTCTGCGAAGGCGGCCTGCGCATGGCGCAGCTGATGAGCCTGCTGCTGATCGCGGCCGGATCGATCGGCCTGATCTGCTTCTACCGCGGAGCCCGTCGCCTTCAGAGCGAGTCTGGCCCCAGTGAACCTTTCCAGGGCACCAACCCTTGA
- the cobM gene encoding precorrin-4 C(11)-methyltransferase — protein sequence MTTFPSQPEATPSEPAAVTIVGAGPGAPDLLTLRAARAIEAAEVLVWTDSLVSPQIAALAPASAERIRTSTLTLEQVLEVLIERARAGKRVVRLHDGDPCLYGALAEQVSRLTEAGLVVEVVPGLSAYQATAAALQTELTIPGLVQTIVLSRASGRTGVPEKESLERLAALGASLCLYLSARHVEEVQEVLLAHYAADTPVAIGYRVSWPDQWITVVPLSEMAETSRQRQLIRTTLYVVSPALDAPQQARSRLYSSSHTHLFRPGGKGLPVDQAASDCGQLAESSPASLP from the coding sequence TTGACCACTTTCCCCAGCCAGCCGGAAGCCACCCCGTCGGAACCGGCGGCGGTCACGATCGTGGGAGCAGGGCCCGGCGCCCCTGATCTGCTCACGCTGCGGGCAGCCCGTGCCATCGAAGCGGCCGAGGTGCTCGTCTGGACCGATTCCCTGGTGTCGCCCCAGATCGCAGCCCTGGCCCCGGCGAGCGCTGAACGGATCCGCACCAGCACCCTCACCCTCGAGCAGGTGCTTGAGGTGCTGATCGAGCGGGCCCGCGCCGGCAAGCGGGTGGTGCGACTCCACGATGGCGACCCCTGCCTCTACGGGGCACTGGCGGAGCAGGTCAGCAGGCTCACCGAGGCGGGCCTGGTGGTGGAGGTGGTCCCGGGTCTCAGCGCCTATCAGGCCACGGCGGCAGCGCTGCAGACTGAGCTCACCATCCCCGGCCTGGTGCAGACGATCGTGCTCAGCCGGGCTTCCGGACGCACCGGCGTGCCGGAGAAGGAATCCCTGGAACGCCTGGCGGCCCTGGGGGCCTCCCTCTGCCTGTATCTCAGCGCGCGCCATGTGGAAGAGGTGCAGGAGGTGCTGCTGGCGCACTACGCCGCCGACACCCCGGTGGCGATCGGCTACCGCGTCAGCTGGCCCGACCAGTGGATCACTGTGGTGCCCCTGAGCGAGATGGCGGAAACGAGCCGCCAACGCCAGCTGATCCGCACCACCCTCTACGTGGTAAGCCCTGCTCTCGACGCCCCCCAGCAGGCCCGCTCGCGTTTGTACTCCTCCTCCCACACCCATCTGTTTCGCCCCGGTGGGAAGGGACTGCCTGTCGATCAGGCCGCCAGCGACTGCGGGCAGCTGGCTGAATCCTCCCCCGCGTCCTTGCCGTAG
- a CDS encoding FAD-dependent oxidoreductase, which produces MSSVSPIRASAPASTSPQPAGQGTETAKAPTPREVDVLVVGGGVCGTALLFELARYTDLPRLALIERYEQLAQVNSKATSNSQTIHCGDIETNYTLEKALRVKRTAEMVVRFGNLLEGEERERCLFRTPKMVLGVGERECASLRQRFELFSPHFPAMQLLEKEDIAAWEPAVALVNGVPRSEEMVAIGIREAATAVDYEALSAAFVRQAHAAVEGSARCIDLALGTSVETITPEGETFLVETQSKAAGRQLWRARHVVVNAGAHSLLMAQRMGHGLRYSCLPVAGSFYFTPELLNGKVYTVQNDKLPFAALHGDPDVGAPGQTRFGPTALLLPLLERYRLGSFFEFLEVLRLDLAVLAVLWQLLGNSDIRAYIVRNLLFEVPWLRRRLFLRDVRKIVPGMALNDLSFAEGYGGVRPQLIDKQARKLMLGEVRIEAGPGLVFNVTPSPGGTCCLGVAALDLEAIVARSGCRFARERFEAELYGKDAGEDSASCPQSLAA; this is translated from the coding sequence GTGTCTTCTGTCTCTCCGATCCGTGCGTCCGCCCCGGCCTCAACCTCCCCCCAGCCTGCGGGGCAGGGAACAGAGACCGCCAAGGCTCCGACCCCGCGGGAGGTGGACGTGCTGGTGGTGGGTGGTGGGGTCTGTGGCACGGCCTTGCTCTTCGAGCTCGCCCGCTACACCGACCTGCCCCGGCTGGCGCTGATCGAGCGCTATGAACAGCTGGCCCAGGTGAACTCGAAGGCCACCAGCAACAGCCAGACGATCCACTGCGGCGACATCGAGACCAATTACACCCTGGAGAAGGCGCTGCGGGTGAAGCGCACGGCTGAGATGGTCGTGCGCTTCGGCAACCTGCTGGAGGGCGAGGAGCGTGAGCGTTGCCTGTTCCGCACCCCGAAAATGGTGCTGGGGGTGGGCGAGCGGGAATGCGCCAGCCTGCGCCAGCGCTTTGAACTGTTTTCGCCTCACTTTCCGGCGATGCAACTGCTGGAGAAAGAGGACATCGCCGCCTGGGAGCCAGCGGTGGCGCTGGTGAATGGCGTGCCACGCAGCGAGGAAATGGTGGCGATCGGCATCCGCGAGGCCGCCACCGCCGTCGACTACGAAGCGCTCTCGGCCGCGTTCGTGCGCCAGGCCCACGCCGCTGTGGAGGGGAGCGCGCGCTGCATCGACCTGGCCCTCGGCACCAGCGTGGAGACGATCACCCCCGAGGGCGAGACATTTCTGGTGGAGACGCAGAGCAAGGCGGCGGGCCGCCAGCTCTGGCGGGCGCGGCATGTGGTGGTGAATGCCGGCGCCCACAGCCTGCTGATGGCCCAGCGCATGGGCCACGGACTGCGCTACTCCTGCCTGCCGGTGGCCGGCAGCTTCTACTTCACCCCCGAGTTGTTGAACGGCAAGGTCTACACGGTGCAGAACGACAAGCTGCCCTTCGCCGCCCTGCACGGGGACCCCGATGTGGGAGCTCCCGGCCAGACGCGCTTCGGCCCCACCGCGCTGCTGCTGCCCCTGCTCGAGCGCTACCGGCTCGGCTCGTTCTTCGAATTCCTTGAGGTGCTCAGGCTCGATCTGGCCGTGCTGGCGGTGTTGTGGCAACTGCTCGGCAACAGCGACATCCGTGCCTACATCGTGCGCAACCTGCTGTTCGAGGTGCCCTGGCTGCGGCGACGGCTGTTTCTGCGCGATGTGCGCAAGATCGTTCCCGGCATGGCGCTCAATGACCTGAGCTTCGCCGAAGGCTATGGAGGGGTGCGCCCCCAGCTGATCGACAAGCAGGCCCGCAAGCTGATGCTCGGGGAGGTGAGGATCGAAGCCGGGCCCGGGCTGGTGTTCAACGTGACGCCATCGCCGGGAGGCACCTGCTGCCTGGGGGTGGCAGCACTGGATCTCGAGGCGATCGTGGCGCGCAGCGGCTGCCGCTTCGCCCGCGAACGCTTTGAGGCCGAGCTCTACGGCAAGGACGCGGGGGAGGATTCAGCCAGCTGCCCGCAGTCGCTGGCGGCCTGA
- a CDS encoding EamA family transporter: MALLTACCESGRDLAVRRLLQRSGWTAARVMGLSCLISAALTLPWLLLAPGGGGWPSDGTRLLLALAAGGLVNALAFWAYGRALARGDLSLVLPLINLSPLVLLFSGWWLLGERPAPAALAGVALLVLGALLLGRGTGGGLPLLSSPGARSMLLVAVLWGLGAAFDKVGVNAGGSLTWVVLFNLVVAVPLLAPELTGSGGGTARLAAAATSEGLLLLVLLCGLTGAVGMVCQMEALRQTAVVHVIAIKRLSTLMSATVGVTLLDEPRGGLRLPAAALMLAGAIAVLNAAR; this comes from the coding sequence TTGGCCCTGCTCACGGCCTGCTGCGAAAGCGGCCGCGATCTGGCCGTCCGCCGCCTGCTACAGCGCAGCGGCTGGACGGCGGCGCGGGTGATGGGCCTCAGCTGCCTGATCAGTGCCGCCCTGACCCTGCCATGGCTGCTGCTGGCCCCAGGCGGAGGCGGCTGGCCCAGCGACGGCACCCGTCTGCTGCTGGCCCTGGCTGCCGGGGGGCTGGTGAACGCCCTGGCCTTCTGGGCCTACGGGCGCGCCCTCGCCCGCGGCGACCTCAGCCTGGTGCTGCCCCTGATCAACCTCTCGCCCCTGGTGCTGCTGTTCAGCGGCTGGTGGCTGCTGGGGGAGCGGCCAGCACCGGCGGCCCTGGCGGGTGTGGCGCTGCTGGTGCTGGGAGCCCTGCTGCTGGGCCGCGGCACGGGTGGTGGCCTGCCCCTGCTGAGCAGTCCGGGGGCACGCTCGATGCTGCTGGTGGCCGTGCTGTGGGGCCTCGGCGCCGCCTTCGACAAGGTGGGGGTGAACGCTGGCGGCTCGCTCACCTGGGTGGTGCTGTTCAACCTGGTGGTGGCTGTACCGCTGCTGGCCCCCGAGCTCACCGGCTCAGGAGGGGGCACCGCACGGCTGGCTGCGGCAGCGACCTCTGAGGGGCTGCTGTTGTTGGTGTTGCTCTGCGGTCTCACCGGGGCGGTGGGCATGGTCTGCCAGATGGAGGCGCTGCGCCAGACCGCCGTGGTGCATGTGATCGCCATCAAGCGCCTGAGCACGCTGATGAGCGCCACGGTGGGCGTCACGCTGCTGGACGAACCGCGGGGCGGGCTGCGGCTGCCCGCCGCCGCATTGATGCTCGCCGGCGCCATTGCGGTGCTCAATGCAGCCCGTTGA
- a CDS encoding tellurite resistance TerB family protein yields the protein MALASITAMTPLKAMAQLPAQDVMNAMQPMDSPTAFVAVALAAVSWDGVLTKAGSRALRHALDYREPFRHMSDAEMIQLFDRLLAQLRLEGCRQLMEHASAVLDPRQRLTAFTVAAEIMRSDGELVAEEQRILEDLASHLTIPAAQHDQILQVMDLLHASLVGNPVLA from the coding sequence ATGGCGTTGGCTTCGATCACCGCCATGACTCCGCTGAAGGCAATGGCGCAGCTCCCAGCACAGGACGTGATGAACGCGATGCAACCAATGGATTCACCCACCGCCTTCGTGGCCGTGGCGCTGGCGGCCGTGTCCTGGGATGGGGTGCTCACCAAGGCAGGCTCGCGTGCTCTGCGCCATGCGCTCGATTACCGCGAACCCTTCCGCCATATGTCGGACGCTGAAATGATCCAGCTGTTCGACCGCCTGCTGGCCCAGCTGCGCCTGGAAGGCTGCCGCCAGCTCATGGAGCATGCCTCCGCCGTGCTGGATCCGCGGCAGCGACTCACGGCCTTCACCGTGGCTGCCGAGATCATGCGCTCCGACGGCGAGTTGGTGGCCGAGGAACAGCGGATCCTCGAGGATCTGGCCAGCCACCTCACCATCCCCGCCGCCCAACACGACCAGATCCTCCAGGTGATGGATCTGTTGCACGCCAGCCTGGTGGGAAATCCAGTGCTGGCTTGA
- a CDS encoding Ppx/GppA phosphatase family protein: MARSDPSPAAATLSASATDSAQTEAPAQPAALEALPEAAEQRPEGSGLRHVAAIDIGTNSIHLLIAAVDPVLRTFRVVQAEKSTTRLGERDPETGDLSTAAIERAFLALRHCRELATSHGVEQILTAATSAVREAPNGRQFVQAVQEQLGLDVELVSGPEEARLIYLGVLSGMAFGDDPHLILDIGGGSTELILADGRDARELTSTRLGAVRLQRDFITQDPVTPERLSFLRAFIQGSLEPAVDRVKRRLRRGERPVMVATSGTALALAALCAASEERPPTRLQGYRVSRERIDAQVNQLATLTLEQRKALPPINERRAEIIVPGALVLQQAMAMLQVRELVISERALREGLIVDWMLRHDLIVDRFAYQSGIRQRTVLDLARRYRVDQRRAEHVAKQALLLYDKTRGVLHDDAGNGRALLWAAALLHSCGQHINISAYHKHSWYLIRHCDLLGYSESEQLMVAAIARYHRKSLPKKRHEAWLQIPGRDQRRTVNAMALLLRLATSLDRRPVPAVDDLRIRCRGGELRIGLISADPAQDLSLERWSLAACREPLAEAAGLRLVVES; the protein is encoded by the coding sequence ATGGCCCGTTCCGATCCTTCTCCCGCAGCGGCGACGCTGAGCGCCTCAGCGACTGACTCGGCTCAGACAGAGGCGCCGGCTCAGCCGGCCGCTCTGGAGGCCCTGCCGGAGGCCGCCGAGCAGCGCCCGGAAGGGTCTGGTCTGCGCCACGTGGCGGCCATCGACATCGGCACCAATTCCATCCACCTGCTGATCGCCGCCGTCGACCCGGTGTTGCGCACCTTCCGCGTGGTGCAGGCGGAAAAATCCACCACCCGCCTGGGCGAGCGCGATCCGGAAACGGGCGACCTCAGCACGGCGGCGATCGAGCGCGCCTTCCTGGCCCTGCGTCACTGCCGCGAGCTCGCCACCAGCCACGGGGTGGAGCAGATCCTCACTGCCGCCACCAGTGCCGTGCGAGAGGCCCCCAACGGCCGCCAGTTCGTGCAGGCGGTGCAGGAGCAGCTCGGCCTTGATGTGGAGCTGGTGAGCGGCCCTGAGGAAGCCCGGCTGATCTACCTGGGCGTGCTCTCGGGCATGGCCTTCGGCGATGACCCCCACCTCATCCTCGACATCGGCGGCGGATCGACGGAGCTGATCCTGGCCGACGGCCGTGATGCCAGGGAGCTCACCAGCACGCGGCTGGGTGCGGTGCGGCTGCAGCGGGATTTCATCACCCAGGATCCGGTGACGCCGGAACGGCTCAGTTTTCTGCGGGCCTTCATCCAGGGCTCACTGGAGCCGGCGGTGGACCGGGTGAAGCGGCGGCTACGGCGGGGGGAGCGACCGGTGATGGTGGCCACGAGCGGCACGGCCCTGGCCCTGGCCGCGCTCTGTGCCGCCAGCGAGGAGCGCCCGCCGACGCGGCTGCAGGGCTACCGGGTGAGCCGGGAGCGCATCGACGCCCAGGTGAACCAGCTGGCCACGCTGACCCTGGAGCAACGCAAGGCGCTGCCACCGATCAATGAACGCCGGGCCGAGATCATCGTGCCGGGGGCCCTGGTGCTGCAGCAGGCGATGGCGATGCTGCAGGTGCGGGAACTGGTGATCAGTGAGCGGGCCCTGCGCGAGGGCCTGATCGTCGACTGGATGCTCCGCCACGACCTGATCGTGGACCGCTTCGCCTACCAGAGCGGCATCCGGCAGCGCACCGTGCTCGATCTGGCCCGGCGTTACCGGGTCGACCAGCGCCGCGCCGAACACGTGGCCAAGCAGGCCCTGCTGCTCTACGACAAGACCCGCGGCGTGCTGCACGACGACGCCGGCAACGGGCGGGCACTGCTCTGGGCCGCCGCCCTGCTGCACAGCTGCGGCCAGCACATCAACATCAGCGCCTACCACAAGCACAGCTGGTATCTGATCCGGCACTGCGACCTGCTGGGCTATTCCGAAAGCGAGCAGTTGATGGTGGCGGCGATCGCCCGCTACCACCGCAAGAGCCTGCCGAAAAAGCGCCACGAGGCCTGGCTGCAGATCCCCGGCCGTGACCAGCGGCGCACGGTGAATGCGATGGCGCTGCTGCTGCGGCTGGCCACCTCGCTGGATCGGCGGCCGGTGCCGGCCGTGGACGACCTGCGCATCCGCTGCCGTGGCGGCGAGCTGCGCATCGGCCTGATCTCCGCCGATCCAGCCCAGGATCTCAGCCTGGAGCGCTGGAGCCTGGCGGCCTGCCGGGAGCCGTTGGCGGAAGCCGCCGGCCTGCGGCTTGTGGTGGAATCCTGA
- a CDS encoding 4-hydroxybenzoate polyprenyltransferase, whose product MHILGALRGWIELLRWHKPSGRLILLIPAGWALWLLPQGPPLPSLVALIVVGGLAVSGAGCVANDLWDRRIDPLVERTRTRPLASGRVRVASAVLLLLLCLLLALAVVLLLPLPGRQLSLQLALLALPPVLLYPSAKRWFPFPQLVLALCWGFAVLIPWAAASGNLAGGWPLLLVWLATLLWTFGFDTVYAMSDRSDDAALGIRSSALTLGAAAPGAVALCYGLTSLLLATAAALQTVSWPFWLLWAAASLGMQSEAWRLRGTPPRSRFAQHFSRQVLLGGVFWLALVVGRLP is encoded by the coding sequence ATGCACATCCTCGGAGCCCTGCGGGGGTGGATCGAGTTGCTGCGCTGGCACAAGCCCAGCGGTCGACTGATCCTGCTCATTCCGGCCGGCTGGGCCCTCTGGCTGCTGCCGCAGGGTCCGCCTCTCCCCTCGCTGGTGGCCTTGATCGTGGTGGGAGGCCTGGCGGTGAGCGGCGCGGGCTGCGTTGCCAACGACCTCTGGGACCGCCGCATCGATCCGCTGGTGGAGCGCACCCGCACCCGGCCCCTGGCCAGCGGCCGGGTGCGGGTGGCCAGTGCCGTGCTGCTGCTGCTGCTGTGCCTGCTGCTGGCCCTGGCGGTGGTGCTGTTGCTGCCACTGCCCGGGCGGCAACTGTCGCTGCAGCTGGCGCTGCTCGCCCTGCCACCGGTGCTGCTCTATCCCTCCGCCAAGCGCTGGTTTCCCTTCCCCCAGCTGGTGCTCGCCCTGTGCTGGGGCTTCGCGGTGCTGATCCCCTGGGCCGCCGCCAGCGGCAACCTGGCCGGCGGCTGGCCGCTGCTGCTGGTCTGGCTGGCCACCCTGCTGTGGACCTTCGGCTTCGACACCGTCTACGCCATGTCGGACCGCAGCGATGACGCGGCGCTCGGCATCCGCAGCAGTGCGCTCACCCTGGGTGCGGCCGCCCCCGGCGCCGTGGCCCTCTGCTATGGGCTCACGTCGCTGCTGCTGGCCACCGCTGCCGCGCTGCAGACAGTGAGCTGGCCCTTCTGGCTGCTGTGGGCTGCCGCCTCGCTGGGCATGCAGAGCGAAGCCTGGCGCCTGCGGGGTACGCCGCCGCGCTCCCGCTTCGCGCAGCACTTCAGCCGCCAGGTGCTGCTGGGCGGGGTGTTCTGGTTGGCCTTGGTGGTCGGGAGGCTGCCGTGA